TCGCATCGCACAATAGATGTGGTTCAGGACCAGCGCCGGTCCGTGAAAGGCTCTCGATGATCGTTCGCCCGCGCCCCACCTTCCTGCAGCTGTTCTTTGTCATGCGCGGTTCGGTGGTGCCGCGCATCCTGCCGCAGATCCTGGGTTTTGCTGTTTATTCCGCGGTCATTCTCGTCGTTGCACGCCAGTTCCATCTCGATTTCAGCGTCTTCAACATCACGCCTTTCGGCTTGGTGGGCGTGACGTTGTCGATCTATCTCTCCTTCCGCAACAACGCCGCCTACGACCGCTGGTGGGAGGCGCGCAAACTGTGGGGCGCACTGGTCTTCGAGATACGCAATCTGGCGCGCGCCACGACCAGCCTCATCCCCGATCAGGCCGAACAGCGGGCCCTGCTCATGGAGTCGCTCGCCTTCTGCCATTTCCTGCGCGGGCAATTGCGCAAGATCGACAGCATCAAGGACGCCCGCGCCTTCATCGATGCCGAAGCAGAGACGGCCGCGACCTTCGCCAATCCGGCGGACGAGATGGTCAGGCGCATGGGCCGGCGCGCCAACGCGCAGCGCCGGACTGGCGAACTCGATCCGATCGGCTTTCGCATCCTGGATGAAAGGCTGGCATCGATATCAGCCATCCAGGCCGGCTGCGAGCGCATCGCCGGCACGCCATTGCCCTTTGCCTACACGCTGCTGGTGCATCGCACGGCCTACATCGTATGCCTGCTCCTGCCCATCGGCCTCATCTCGACCACCGGCTGGGCGACGCCGCTGTTCACCGCGCTGATCGCCTACACATTCTTCGGCCTCGACGCGCTTTCGGAGGAGCTCGAGGATCCGTTCGGCACCGAGGCCAACGACCTTGCCCTCGATGGCCTGTGCCGCGTCTGCGAGATCTCGGTGTTCGAGGCGTTGG
The nucleotide sequence above comes from Mesorhizobium shangrilense. Encoded proteins:
- a CDS encoding bestrophin family protein codes for the protein MIVRPRPTFLQLFFVMRGSVVPRILPQILGFAVYSAVILVVARQFHLDFSVFNITPFGLVGVTLSIYLSFRNNAAYDRWWEARKLWGALVFEIRNLARATTSLIPDQAEQRALLMESLAFCHFLRGQLRKIDSIKDARAFIDAEAETAATFANPADEMVRRMGRRANAQRRTGELDPIGFRILDERLASISAIQAGCERIAGTPLPFAYTLLVHRTAYIVCLLLPIGLISTTGWATPLFTALIAYTFFGLDALSEELEDPFGTEANDLALDGLCRVCEISVFEALGETPPKMIAAEKFYFS